The Nostoc sp. 'Lobaria pulmonaria (5183) cyanobiont' genome window below encodes:
- a CDS encoding DUF1257 domain-containing protein, which yields MSHFTTIKVQIKHGEILHQVLQELNYQVECNTNVRGYRGDMTQAEYVIRQKNGYDLGFRRSGENYEIVADFWGAKINQQQFVNSISQKYAPKTLMATVQEQGFNVEDEEVLEDGTVRVVVGRWV from the coding sequence ATGTCTCATTTCACAACTATCAAAGTCCAAATCAAACACGGTGAAATTCTGCATCAAGTGTTGCAAGAATTAAACTATCAAGTTGAATGCAACACAAATGTACGCGGATATCGAGGCGATATGACTCAAGCCGAGTATGTAATTCGCCAGAAGAATGGTTATGATTTAGGTTTTCGCCGCAGTGGTGAAAATTACGAAATAGTTGCAGACTTTTGGGGAGCAAAAATTAATCAACAGCAGTTTGTTAACTCCATCAGCCAAAAATATGCTCCTAAAACCTTGATGGCAACGGTGCAAGAACAAGGCTTTAATGTGGAGGACGAAGAAGTATTAGAAGATGGAACTGTGCGGGTAGTTGTAGGGCGTTGGGTGTAG
- a CDS encoding WD40 repeat domain-containing protein: MANPFVEVQVAALKEAINYGEAGLDLVIQGLMDESETIKIAAYLLLRQRTEPEVKQALQGFNHWQLIKCLSTLERYGTVISLPISPDGQRIFVGGYGVIQIWDWQTGTIQTRSLQGHSDEVNFFYFTLDGQTIIGGSWKDARIKAWDWQTGEIISSPIKEYSLGINSIAICSDGETIIVGCGGGLIKVWNWRTNQLQRVLEGHSGSVTVVISPDGKTLVSGGDNTIKMWNWETGELLRTLEEPQGVNYLAISFEKGTVISSNYDKIKLRDLQTGRLKLTLNEHPQNIRCLAISSDGCTLVSGSRTGTLKVWNLQTGELQRSIEGHSYYIHGLAFDLNKQIIVSSSLHEIKVWGVG; encoded by the coding sequence TTGGCGAATCCATTTGTGGAAGTGCAAGTTGCAGCATTAAAAGAGGCGATAAATTATGGTGAAGCAGGTTTAGACTTAGTGATTCAAGGTTTAATGGATGAATCGGAAACAATAAAAATAGCGGCTTATCTGCTACTGCGACAAAGGACAGAGCCAGAAGTCAAGCAGGCTTTACAAGGTTTTAATCACTGGCAACTAATAAAGTGTCTTAGTACTCTTGAAAGATATGGAACAGTTATTTCTCTTCCCATTAGTCCCGATGGGCAAAGAATTTTTGTTGGCGGTTATGGAGTGATTCAAATTTGGGATTGGCAGACAGGAACGATCCAAACACGAAGTCTACAAGGACATTCAGATGAAGTCAATTTTTTTTATTTCACTTTAGATGGACAAACAATCATAGGTGGGAGTTGGAAAGATGCTCGAATTAAAGCTTGGGATTGGCAGACAGGAGAGATTATAAGTTCTCCGATAAAAGAGTATTCATTGGGCATTAATTCTATAGCTATCTGTTCAGATGGGGAGACAATTATTGTTGGTTGCGGTGGAGGATTGATTAAAGTATGGAATTGGCGGACAAATCAACTTCAACGCGTTCTCGAAGGTCATTCAGGGTCGGTTACAGTTGTTATTAGCCCGGATGGGAAAACTCTTGTTAGTGGTGGTGATAACACCATAAAAATGTGGAATTGGGAAACAGGTGAACTTTTGCGTACCTTAGAAGAACCACAAGGAGTTAATTATCTAGCTATCAGTTTTGAAAAAGGAACTGTTATTAGTAGTAATTATGATAAAATTAAATTGCGTGATTTGCAGACAGGACGCCTTAAACTTACCCTCAATGAGCATCCACAAAATATTCGTTGTCTAGCTATCAGTTCAGATGGATGCACTCTTGTCTCTGGCAGTAGAACAGGAACATTAAAAGTGTGGAATTTGCAAACTGGCGAACTTCAACGCAGTATAGAAGGGCATTCATACTATATTCATGGACTAGCTTTTGACCTAAATAAACAAATAATTGTCAGTAGCAGCCTGCACGAGATTAAAGTCTGGGGAGTTGGATAA
- a CDS encoding WD40 repeat domain-containing protein, which produces MPDNTNQPTEYDAVLGGKNPPPVDGVVLGGLEGAKQRFASSDENYRLLAVLQLINHRQEGWDLVIQALKDRSQRVQLAAYKLLRDISELKVKQAILEFNPYRFFECVYTIELNRNDAAIAIHPDGKTLVCCDAGGSSFEEPQRDGSIVGGTYIDFKKWDLKTGKSLRTISKIFGTRVKDYPKHLTFSSDAQTLAIGGSQYDSTIRTEIWNFNTEQLSHVISGQPLWESGTRKRNTLTAIALSSDGKILASGNEAGNIIVWDLETKQNIYTIKGHSKNITSLAINIDAKILASASLDETIKLWNLITGSEIYTLVGHESINRHPYGVVSLAISPNGQTLITGDNHLPTRIRIWDLRTGKEVHTLFPNSGQLNFFTFNSDGKIFVNCGGDVDIWNLQTQERLAKLSSYGKSVAISPDGQTIVTYIRKLIQVWRVP; this is translated from the coding sequence ATGCCAGATAATACCAATCAACCAACAGAATATGATGCTGTGCTTGGCGGAAAAAATCCTCCGCCAGTCGATGGTGTAGTTTTAGGCGGATTGGAAGGCGCAAAACAACGTTTCGCTAGCAGTGATGAAAATTACCGCCTTTTAGCGGTTTTGCAACTCATTAACCATAGACAGGAAGGCTGGGATTTAGTAATTCAGGCTTTAAAAGACCGATCACAACGGGTACAGCTAGCAGCATATAAATTATTGCGGGATATCTCAGAATTAAAAGTAAAACAGGCAATCTTAGAATTTAATCCCTATCGTTTTTTTGAGTGTGTTTACACAATTGAGCTTAATAGGAATGATGCTGCGATCGCTATTCATCCCGACGGCAAAACCCTAGTCTGTTGCGATGCTGGCGGTAGTTCTTTTGAAGAACCTCAAAGAGATGGCAGTATTGTTGGTGGGACTTATATAGACTTTAAAAAGTGGGATTTAAAGACAGGAAAAAGTCTTCGCACCATCAGTAAAATATTTGGTACGAGAGTAAAAGACTATCCAAAACATTTAACTTTCAGTTCCGATGCTCAAACTTTAGCAATAGGTGGTTCTCAGTATGACAGTACTATTAGAACTGAAATCTGGAATTTCAATACTGAGCAATTAAGTCATGTTATTAGCGGACAACCATTGTGGGAGTCGGGAACTCGAAAGCGTAATACTCTTACAGCTATTGCTCTCAGTTCTGATGGCAAAATATTAGCTAGCGGTAATGAAGCTGGTAATATTATCGTCTGGGATTTAGAAACAAAACAAAATATTTACACTATCAAAGGACACTCAAAAAATATAACTTCCCTTGCGATCAATATAGATGCAAAAATTTTAGCAAGCGCTAGTTTAGATGAGACTATTAAACTATGGAATTTAATAACGGGAAGTGAGATTTACACCTTAGTAGGGCATGAGTCTATAAATAGGCACCCTTATGGCGTTGTCTCATTAGCAATTAGTCCCAATGGACAAACCTTAATAACTGGCGATAATCATTTGCCAACACGCATTAGAATATGGGATTTGAGAACTGGTAAAGAAGTTCATACTTTATTTCCTAATAGTGGCCAATTAAACTTTTTCACTTTCAATTCTGATGGAAAAATATTTGTTAATTGTGGTGGTGATGTTGATATCTGGAACTTGCAGACACAAGAACGGCTTGCTAAACTTTCTTCTTATGGAAAAAGTGTTGCTATTAGCCCAGATGGACAGACTATTGTCACTTACATTAGGAAATTAATTCAAGTATGGCGAGTTCCATAG
- a CDS encoding GUN4 domain-containing protein, which yields MSENYNQPREYDAVLGGQVPPPKHGVVLGGLEGVKRRLTDATSPEQQIVAVAEALKYGEAGTKLVFEIVNTESEKLQFTVSSLLGQQALAKVQSHLDREIPLISAVDLNYSRLQNFLASEKWEDADQDTANIMLRVCDRKAQGFLDPSDIEKFPCEDLSTIETLWQKYSNGRFGFVVQTHIWQIVGGTSNPDWEAWCRFGKGVGWFSQGTWCYWNDLKFNLSAPVGNLPRGGAFIGWGLGDFWTGCRTLSAIAEKLANCKIT from the coding sequence ATGTCAGAAAATTACAATCAACCAAGAGAATATGATGCTGTGCTTGGCGGACAAGTACCACCCCCAAAACATGGTGTGGTTTTAGGAGGTCTGGAAGGTGTTAAACGACGGTTGACCGACGCCACATCTCCAGAACAACAAATTGTCGCCGTTGCAGAAGCCCTAAAGTATGGCGAAGCCGGTACTAAGTTGGTGTTTGAGATTGTAAATACTGAATCTGAAAAGTTGCAATTTACAGTATCGTCACTGCTGGGACAACAAGCATTAGCAAAAGTACAGTCCCATCTAGACAGGGAAATACCATTAATCTCTGCGGTTGATTTAAACTACAGTCGTTTGCAAAATTTCCTCGCTTCCGAAAAGTGGGAAGATGCAGACCAAGACACTGCTAATATAATGCTGCGGGTATGCGATCGCAAAGCACAAGGATTTTTAGATCCATCAGACATCGAAAAATTTCCTTGTGAAGACTTAAGCACCATTGAAACTCTCTGGCAAAAATATAGCAACGGACGCTTTGGCTTTGTTGTCCAAACCCATATCTGGCAAATCGTTGGCGGTACATCGAATCCCGACTGGGAAGCATGGTGTCGCTTTGGTAAAGGTGTGGGATGGTTTTCTCAAGGTACTTGGTGCTATTGGAATGACTTGAAATTCAATTTGAGTGCGCCTGTAGGAAACTTACCCCGTGGCGGTGCATTTATTGGTTGGGGGTTAGGCGACTTTTGGACGGGTTGCAGAACTCTGTCTGCGATCGCAGAGAAATTAGCAAACTGCAAAATAACCTAA
- a CDS encoding WD40 repeat domain-containing protein, with the protein MTENKPKEYDVIVGGHQPPPLGGVVLGGLEGAKHRLSSNILEERIAALYELFNYGESGLNLLIHALKDESEQVQNKAYSLLLSREEENVKELLLQYKPWQFFEYLRTTIGHSSSVCCSVVSPDSQILVTGADSIKVWNLKTGKQIFSLSSPGPRYVSISPDGETLLSAFYEYGQMQLWNLKTGQLIQTLKPKDSRHPTSIIVSSDWQTVVGVKNKSIDIWDLKTKQLILNLKVYCGKLSCIALSSNGKILAGGSFDNRIRVWDLNTVKEIKTLEGHVQSVCFLAISPDNKTIVSCGDKTIKIWYLETGKLLNSFIGHKRRIVSAAISDDWQTILSYSTDKVIVNWNLNTGHQLGTYQENCETDFSLLITENGQNFITISDHMVNTWDLHTGQVIDTFSVVGHLGSISSLALSPDGLTIYSCGGLDATIKLWDSKTGEKISSLYGHSSPVHCVVTNQDGSILLSAGSDKTIKIWDVKDRQEISTLVGHSNRIFSLDISYDGKILASGDLDGNIKIWNLETKEEIYTLQQKAYSDYSRNGVFSLAISLDKKKLVSCTERLYPVLQVWNLETAEEIYALTELPVEYVKISPNGKYLISGDYNRKTIEVRALQTGKEIRTFPGQINCLTISPDGEALFVGSKDQSIQIWNLNTGELIRSLRKHSFSYHSNVLAISQNGQILVSGKGGTINIWGVQKIE; encoded by the coding sequence ATGACTGAGAATAAACCAAAAGAATATGATGTTATAGTTGGTGGGCATCAGCCCCCGCCATTAGGTGGTGTCGTATTGGGAGGTTTAGAAGGAGCTAAACACCGTTTATCAAGTAATATTTTAGAAGAGCGCATTGCTGCACTTTATGAATTATTTAATTATGGAGAATCTGGTTTAAATTTGTTGATTCATGCTTTAAAAGATGAATCAGAACAGGTTCAGAATAAAGCATACTCTCTTTTGTTATCAAGAGAGGAAGAAAATGTCAAAGAGCTACTACTTCAATACAAACCCTGGCAATTTTTTGAATACTTACGCACCACAATCGGACATTCATCTTCAGTATGTTGCAGTGTAGTTAGCCCAGATAGCCAAATTTTAGTAACTGGTGCAGATAGTATTAAAGTTTGGAATTTAAAAACAGGAAAACAAATTTTTTCCTTGTCAAGTCCTGGACCTAGATATGTGAGTATTAGCCCTGATGGAGAAACTCTTTTGAGTGCTTTTTATGAATATGGTCAAATGCAACTTTGGAATTTAAAAACAGGTCAACTTATTCAAACTCTTAAACCAAAAGATTCACGACATCCTACTTCTATAATCGTTAGTTCAGACTGGCAGACTGTTGTTGGTGTCAAAAACAAAAGTATTGATATATGGGATTTAAAGACAAAACAGCTAATCCTAAATCTAAAAGTTTATTGTGGAAAGCTTAGTTGTATAGCTCTTAGTTCAAATGGAAAAATATTGGCAGGAGGTAGTTTTGATAACCGCATCCGAGTATGGGATTTGAATACAGTAAAAGAAATTAAGACGCTTGAAGGTCATGTACAAAGTGTTTGTTTTCTTGCTATTAGTCCCGATAATAAAACTATTGTTAGCTGTGGAGATAAAACGATAAAAATATGGTATTTAGAAACAGGAAAATTACTTAATAGTTTCATAGGTCATAAACGCCGCATCGTTTCTGCTGCTATTAGTGACGATTGGCAAACAATTCTCAGTTACAGTACAGATAAAGTTATTGTTAATTGGAACTTAAATACAGGTCACCAACTAGGTACATATCAAGAAAATTGTGAAACAGATTTCTCTTTATTAATAACTGAGAATGGGCAAAATTTTATTACTATCAGCGATCATATGGTGAACACATGGGATTTACATACAGGACAGGTCATCGACACATTCTCAGTAGTAGGACATTTAGGTTCAATTAGTTCTCTAGCTCTCAGTCCTGATGGATTAACTATTTACAGTTGCGGAGGTCTTGATGCAACTATTAAGTTATGGGATTCTAAAACAGGGGAGAAAATTTCTAGTCTCTATGGACATTCATCTCCAGTTCATTGTGTAGTTACTAACCAGGATGGCAGTATTTTGTTGAGTGCTGGTAGCGATAAAACTATCAAAATTTGGGATGTAAAAGATAGGCAAGAAATAAGTACTCTCGTTGGTCATTCCAACAGAATTTTTTCTTTAGATATTAGCTATGATGGGAAAATTTTAGCTAGTGGAGATCTAGATGGTAATATTAAAATATGGAATTTAGAAACAAAAGAAGAGATTTATACTTTACAACAGAAGGCATACTCAGATTATTCTAGAAATGGAGTTTTCAGCCTAGCTATCAGTTTAGATAAGAAAAAATTAGTTAGTTGTACTGAGCGGCTTTATCCAGTATTGCAAGTATGGAATTTAGAAACAGCAGAAGAAATTTATGCATTAACAGAGTTACCTGTAGAATATGTAAAGATTAGTCCTAATGGAAAATATTTAATTAGTGGTGATTATAATCGTAAAACTATTGAAGTACGCGCTCTACAAACAGGAAAAGAAATTCGTACTTTTCCAGGACAAATAAATTGCCTTACCATTAGCCCTGATGGAGAAGCGCTATTTGTTGGTAGTAAAGACCAAAGCATCCAAATCTGGAATTTGAATACAGGAGAACTAATTCGCTCGTTAAGAAAACACTCATTTTCTTATCATAGTAATGTACTAGCTATCAGCCAAAATGGGCAGATTCTTGTTAGTGGCAAGGGGGGTACTATTAATATATGGGGAGTACAGAAAATTGAGTAA